A single window of Coffea eugenioides isolate CCC68of chromosome 7, Ceug_1.0, whole genome shotgun sequence DNA harbors:
- the LOC113776910 gene encoding uncharacterized protein LOC113776910 → MDMNDPKFHVGQQFDDKQLFNMVVDNYAIKMGKDIKWVKHDKHRMRVKCKAEHCKWILFAFKINEGDDSIAIKTMGPAHTCGRTFYHKRAISGFLARKYVDFLRMNKRIIVSEFKDKVHAELNVNITKPQVYKTFMKAKILIHGSYKDQYNRLWDYCEELMKANPGSTVYMKTTLDKDFGKQRFQRLYICFEALKRGFKSGCRKIIGVDGCHLRGPHPVAYAVVEAENKRSWKWFIEFLKYDLSINDQRNWSFISDRQKSLGSVIQEVIPNVEHGHCVRHLHNNFKKNHPGEALKERFWTCARSSYMRMFENHMECLRDYDVAAWKWLNDNTSPYHWSRSYFRVAAKCDILLNNLCESFNSVIMDAREKPILGMLETIRIYLMERLRTKREWMKKRSDKICPKIQKKLEKAKTEAAANIARWSDQDKFEVTHMYGGKHVVDLKQQTCSCRRWELTGLPCCHVICCISLIGQEPESLVHHYYSRDSYLKAYEPAIAPLSGPNVWVQSDKDPVLPPLKLTLPGRPKKVRRREPEEPRLNSKGVTKLSRSGLIRMTCTKCYQKGHTVRKCPLLVPSNELGASTNKRPPPSNSNKCSKYKALGHNKRTCPQKSDQVFGKEPAEVPLESSSMPDVPSGDKAQAVIDEQEVIDLQPSGQEELPEVQKKFTKCSFYHGLGHNRQTCATWQAQAWRKRKAAMTVFGPFPPSKGKMIRKKEKAHRLLDEEDDIVAQSS, encoded by the exons ATGGACAtgaatgatccaaaatttcatGTTGGTCAACAATTTGATGATAAGCAGCTATTCAATATGGTAGTTGACAATTATGCAATCAAAATGGGGAAGGATATAAAGTGGGTGAAGCATGATAAGCATAGAATGAGGGTGAAATGCAAAGCTGAACATTGTAAGTGGATATTGTTTGCTTTTAAAATTAATGAAGGTGATGATTCCATTGCAATCAAGACAATGGGTCCAGCACACACATGTGGCAGGACCTTTTACCACAAGAGAGCTATCTCAGGTTTCTTAGCAAGAAAATATGTGGACTTCCTAAGGATGAACAAGAGAATAATAGTTTCTGAGTTCAAGGATAAGGTACATGCAGAGCTGAATGTAAACATTACTAAACCTCAAGTTTATAAGACATTCATGAAGGCAAAAATTTTGATCCATGGGAGCTACAAAGATCAGTACAACAGATTGTGGGATTATTGTGAGGAACTAATGAAGGCAAATCCTGGTTCTACAGTGTACATGAAAACTACATTAGATAAAGATTTTGGAAAACAAAGATTTCAGAGACTTTACATTTGCTTCGAGGCACTGAAGAGAGGATTTAAATCTGGTTGTAGGAAGATAATTGGAGTTGATGGTTGCCACTTGAGAGGTCCACATCCGG TTGCATATGCAGTAGTTGAAGCTGAAAATAAGAGGTCGTGGAAGTGGTTTATTGAATTCTTGAAATATGACCTATCTATCAATGATCAAAGAAATTGGAGCTTTATAAGTGATAGACAGAAG AGTTTAGGATCTGTAATTCAGGAAGTCATTCCAAATGTCGAGCACGGACATTGTGTAAGGCACTTGCACaacaacttcaaaaaaaatCATCCGGGTGAAGCATTGAAAGAAAGATTTTGGACATGTGCAAGGTCATCGTACATGAGGATGTTCGAAAATCATATGGAGTGTTTAAGGGATTATGATGTAGCTGCTTGGAAGTGGTTAAATGACAACACCTCTCCCTATCACTGGTCAAGATCATACTTTCGAGTGGCTGCCAAGTGTGACATTCTCCTTAATAATTTATGTGAAAGCTTTAATTCGGTCATAATGGATGCAAGGGAAAAGCCAAtccttggaatgcttgagactATCAGAATCTATCTAATGGAAAGGCTTCGTACAAAAAGGGAGTGGATGAAGAAAAGGAGTGATAAGATCTgcccaaaaattcaaaagaaactGGAGAAGGCAAAAACAGAAGCAGCTGCAAACATCGCGAGATGGTCTGATCAAGATAAATTTGAGGTTACACATATGTATGGAGGCAAACATGTGGTGGACTTAAAGCAGCAGACTTGTAGCTGTAGGAGATGGGAGTTGACTGGATTGCCATGCTGCCATGTGATTTGTTGTATTTCTTTAATAGGTCAAGAGCCAGAAAGTCTTGTTCATCATTATTACTCGCGAGACAGTTACTTAAAGGCTTATGAGCCAGCAATTGCTCCTTTGAGTGGTCCAAATGTTTGGGTGCAATCGGATAAAGATCCTGTCTTACCACCCTTGAAGTTGACGTTACCTGGTCGGCCAAAGAAAGTAAGAAGAAGGGAACCAGAAGAGCCTAGGCTTAATTCGAAAGGGGTTACCAAACTTTCTAGATCTGGCCTTATTAGAATGACATGTACAAAATGCTATCAAAAGGGGCATACAGTGAGAAAGTGTCCACTGCTGGTACCTTCTAATGAGCTTGGTGCATCTACAAATAAAAGGCCACCACCGTCCAACTCCAACAAGTGTAGCAAATACAAGGCACTTGGCCATAACAAGAGAACTTGTCCACAAAAATCTG ATCAAGTGTTCGGGAAGGAGCCGGCTGAAGTACCTCTGGAATCTAGCTCAATGCCAGATGTTCCAAGTG GTGATAAAGCACAGGCTGTTATTGATGAACAAGAAGTTATTGATTTACAGCCATCGGGTCAAGAAGAACTACCTGAAGTGCAAAAGAAATTCACCAAGTGTTCCTTCTATCATGGCTTAGGACATAACCGGCAAACATGTGCAACCTGGCAAGCTCAAGCatggagaaaaagaaaggctGCTATGACTGTTTTTGGTCCATTCCCTCCATCAAAGGGAAAAATGATTAGGAAAAAGGAGAAA GCACATAGGCTGttggatgaagaagatgatattGTCGCCCAGTCAAGTTAA